Proteins from a single region of Bos javanicus breed banteng chromosome 7, ARS-OSU_banteng_1.0, whole genome shotgun sequence:
- the ZNF354C gene encoding zinc finger protein 354C isoform X1 — protein sequence MLQGESLPCPHSHPSPGRVAGRERPVRPTLSSTLLSLDRKTEKERMALDLLPAQVTESVTFRDIAVLFSRDEWLHLDAAQRTLYREVMLENYSTLVSLGIPFSMPKLICQLQQGEDPCMVEREIPQDTCLGFKIWPEIEALPRKQDISSGETSQGIIMKNSIKLDIKCGEALEFEGRTQEQQKKTLRQMVASQKQTISRTGDQTSLELGKGLFINTVLIRQQNVPTERVPSIYYTFGRDFKQNFDLMRCFQIYPGEKPHIYNECEKSFNQSLHLIERQRIHTGEKPYKCSECGKTFSHRSSLLAHQRIHTGEKPYKCNQCEKAFSSSSTLIKHLRVHTGEKPYQCKDCGKAFSQCSTLTVHQRIHTGEKLYKCGECEKAFNCRAKLHRHQQIHTGEKPYKCSECGKSYSQFTSLAEHQRLHTGEQLCKCLECGRNFTRISTFIEHQRIHTGQKPYQCNECGKAFNQYSSFNDHRKIHTGEKLYTCGECGKAFGCKSNLYRHQRIHTGEKPYQCNQCGKAFSQYSFLTEHERIHTGEKLYKCMECGKAYSYRSNLCRHKKVHNKEKLYKWKEYGVRDFLEEISL from the exons GAGTCAGTGACATTTAGGGATATCGCTGTGCTCTTCAGCCGGGACGAGTGGTTGCACCTGGATGCTGCCCAGAGAACCTTGTACCGGGAGGTGATGCTGGAGAACTACAGCACCCTGGTCTCGCTGG GGATTCCATTTTCAATGCCAAAATTGATCTGCCAGTTGCAACAAGGAGAAGATCCCTGTATGGTGGAAAGAGAAATCCCTCAAGATACCTGCCTTG GTTTCAAGATATGGCCTGAAATAGAAGCATTGCCTCGCAAACAGGACATTTCTTCAGGAGAAACATCTCaaggaataataatgaaaaactcCATTAAGTTGGACATCAAGTGTGGAGAAGCTTTGGAATTTGAGGGCAGGACACAAGAGCAACAGAAAAAAACTCTCAGGCAAATGGTAGCCTCACAGAAGCAAACCATCAGTAGAACTGGAGACCAGACAAGTCTTGAATTAGGGAAAGGTTTATTTATAAATACAGTTCTTATTAGACAACAAAATGTTCCTACAGAAAGAGTACCCAGTATATATTATACTTTTGGGAGagattttaaacagaattttgaTCTAATGAGATGTTTCCAGATTTACCCAGGAGAAAAACCTCATATTTACAATGAATGTGAAAAAAGCTTCAATCAGAGTCTTCATCTTATTGAACgccagagaattcatactggtgagaaaccttacaaatgtagtGAGTGTGGGAAAACCTTCAGCCACAGATCATCACTTCTTGcccatcagagaattcatactggagagaaaccttacaaatgtaatcAATGTGAGAAAGCATTTAGTAGCAGTTCAACCCTTATCAAACATTTGAGAGtgcatactggagagaaaccctatcaGTGTAAGGACTGTGGTAAAGCTTTTAGCCAGTGTTCAACCCTCACTGtacatcagagaattcacactggagaaaaactCTATAAATGTGGAGAATGTGAGAAGGCCTTCAATTGTAGAGCAAAGCTTCATAGACACCAACAAATCCATACAGGTGAGAAACCCTATAAATGTAGTGAATGTGGGAAAAGTTACAGCCAGTTTACATCCCTGGCTGAACATCAGAGGCTTCACACTGGAGAACAACTGTGTAAATGTTTGGAATGTGGGAGAAATTTCACTCGCATCTCAACCTTTATTGAACATCAGCGGATTCATACTGGACAAAAACCGTATCAGtgtaatgaatgtgggaaagccttcaaccAGTATTCATCCTTTAATGACCATCggaaaattcatactggagaaaaaCTTTACACGTGTGgagaatgtgggaaagcctttggTTGCAAATCTAACCTTTATAGGCATCAGAGAatccatactggagagaaaccatatcaGTGTAATCAGTGTGGAAAAGCTTTCAGCCAGTATTCATTCCTAACTGAACATGAGAGAatccatactggagagaaactctATAAATGTATGGAATGTGGGAAAGCCTACAGTTACAGATCAAACCTTTGTAGACACAAAAAAGTTCACAATAAAGAAAAACTCTATAAATGGAAAGAATATGGGGTCAGAGATTTCTTAGAGGAGATAAGCCTATAA
- the ZNF354C gene encoding zinc finger protein 354C isoform X2: MALDLLPAQVTESVTFRDIAVLFSRDEWLHLDAAQRTLYREVMLENYSTLVSLGIPFSMPKLICQLQQGEDPCMVEREIPQDTCLGFKIWPEIEALPRKQDISSGETSQGIIMKNSIKLDIKCGEALEFEGRTQEQQKKTLRQMVASQKQTISRTGDQTSLELGKGLFINTVLIRQQNVPTERVPSIYYTFGRDFKQNFDLMRCFQIYPGEKPHIYNECEKSFNQSLHLIERQRIHTGEKPYKCSECGKTFSHRSSLLAHQRIHTGEKPYKCNQCEKAFSSSSTLIKHLRVHTGEKPYQCKDCGKAFSQCSTLTVHQRIHTGEKLYKCGECEKAFNCRAKLHRHQQIHTGEKPYKCSECGKSYSQFTSLAEHQRLHTGEQLCKCLECGRNFTRISTFIEHQRIHTGQKPYQCNECGKAFNQYSSFNDHRKIHTGEKLYTCGECGKAFGCKSNLYRHQRIHTGEKPYQCNQCGKAFSQYSFLTEHERIHTGEKLYKCMECGKAYSYRSNLCRHKKVHNKEKLYKWKEYGVRDFLEEISL; this comes from the exons GAGTCAGTGACATTTAGGGATATCGCTGTGCTCTTCAGCCGGGACGAGTGGTTGCACCTGGATGCTGCCCAGAGAACCTTGTACCGGGAGGTGATGCTGGAGAACTACAGCACCCTGGTCTCGCTGG GGATTCCATTTTCAATGCCAAAATTGATCTGCCAGTTGCAACAAGGAGAAGATCCCTGTATGGTGGAAAGAGAAATCCCTCAAGATACCTGCCTTG GTTTCAAGATATGGCCTGAAATAGAAGCATTGCCTCGCAAACAGGACATTTCTTCAGGAGAAACATCTCaaggaataataatgaaaaactcCATTAAGTTGGACATCAAGTGTGGAGAAGCTTTGGAATTTGAGGGCAGGACACAAGAGCAACAGAAAAAAACTCTCAGGCAAATGGTAGCCTCACAGAAGCAAACCATCAGTAGAACTGGAGACCAGACAAGTCTTGAATTAGGGAAAGGTTTATTTATAAATACAGTTCTTATTAGACAACAAAATGTTCCTACAGAAAGAGTACCCAGTATATATTATACTTTTGGGAGagattttaaacagaattttgaTCTAATGAGATGTTTCCAGATTTACCCAGGAGAAAAACCTCATATTTACAATGAATGTGAAAAAAGCTTCAATCAGAGTCTTCATCTTATTGAACgccagagaattcatactggtgagaaaccttacaaatgtagtGAGTGTGGGAAAACCTTCAGCCACAGATCATCACTTCTTGcccatcagagaattcatactggagagaaaccttacaaatgtaatcAATGTGAGAAAGCATTTAGTAGCAGTTCAACCCTTATCAAACATTTGAGAGtgcatactggagagaaaccctatcaGTGTAAGGACTGTGGTAAAGCTTTTAGCCAGTGTTCAACCCTCACTGtacatcagagaattcacactggagaaaaactCTATAAATGTGGAGAATGTGAGAAGGCCTTCAATTGTAGAGCAAAGCTTCATAGACACCAACAAATCCATACAGGTGAGAAACCCTATAAATGTAGTGAATGTGGGAAAAGTTACAGCCAGTTTACATCCCTGGCTGAACATCAGAGGCTTCACACTGGAGAACAACTGTGTAAATGTTTGGAATGTGGGAGAAATTTCACTCGCATCTCAACCTTTATTGAACATCAGCGGATTCATACTGGACAAAAACCGTATCAGtgtaatgaatgtgggaaagccttcaaccAGTATTCATCCTTTAATGACCATCggaaaattcatactggagaaaaaCTTTACACGTGTGgagaatgtgggaaagcctttggTTGCAAATCTAACCTTTATAGGCATCAGAGAatccatactggagagaaaccatatcaGTGTAATCAGTGTGGAAAAGCTTTCAGCCAGTATTCATTCCTAACTGAACATGAGAGAatccatactggagagaaactctATAAATGTATGGAATGTGGGAAAGCCTACAGTTACAGATCAAACCTTTGTAGACACAAAAAAGTTCACAATAAAGAAAAACTCTATAAATGGAAAGAATATGGGGTCAGAGATTTCTTAGAGGAGATAAGCCTATAA